In Agrobacterium tumefaciens, a single genomic region encodes these proteins:
- the mutM gene encoding bifunctional DNA-formamidopyrimidine glycosylase/DNA-(apurinic or apyrimidinic site) lyase, with protein sequence MPELPEVETVRRGLAPAMEGAKVRKLHLGRPDLRFPFPADFAGLIEGKTIISLGRRAKYLLIELEGGLTIVSHLGMSGSFRIEAEKGEGGEAPGAFHYARSKDGKHDHVVFHLDKGEERVCVIYNDPRRFGFMHLVERNKLDLYPAFAELGPEPTGNALSADYLASRFEGKSQPLKSTLLDQKVIAGLGNIYVCEALWRAHLSPLRAAGTLVTKGGKPKAQLIDLTEKIRDVIADAIAAGGSSLRDHIQTDGTLGYFQHSFSVYDQEGQPCRTPGCGGTVERVVQAGRSTFYCAACQK encoded by the coding sequence CATCTCGGCCGTCCGGATCTGCGATTTCCGTTTCCAGCGGATTTCGCGGGGCTTATTGAGGGAAAGACGATCATCTCGCTCGGACGCAGGGCGAAATATCTTCTCATTGAGCTGGAGGGCGGGCTGACGATCGTTTCCCATCTCGGCATGTCGGGCTCGTTCCGTATCGAGGCGGAAAAGGGCGAGGGTGGCGAAGCGCCCGGCGCGTTTCATTATGCTCGCTCGAAAGATGGCAAGCATGACCATGTCGTCTTTCATCTTGATAAAGGAGAGGAGCGTGTCTGCGTCATCTATAATGATCCGCGCCGCTTCGGCTTCATGCATCTGGTGGAGCGCAACAAGCTTGACCTCTACCCCGCCTTTGCGGAGCTTGGACCGGAGCCGACAGGCAACGCGCTGAGCGCCGATTATCTGGCAAGCCGGTTTGAGGGCAAAAGCCAGCCCCTGAAAAGCACGCTGCTGGATCAGAAGGTCATTGCCGGCCTCGGCAATATCTATGTCTGCGAGGCGCTCTGGCGCGCCCATCTTTCTCCCTTGCGGGCGGCGGGAACGCTGGTGACGAAAGGTGGCAAGCCCAAAGCGCAGCTCATCGATCTGACGGAGAAAATCCGCGACGTGATCGCGGATGCGATTGCTGCCGGCGGCTCCTCCCTGCGCGACCATATACAGACGGATGGAACGCTCGGTTATTTCCAGCATTCCTTTTCGGTCTACGATCAGGAAGGCCAGCCTTGCCGGACACCCGGCTGCGGGGGTACGGTTGAAAGGGTGGTACAGGCCGGTCGTTCGACATTCTATTGCGCCGCCTGCCAGAAATAG